Proteins encoded together in one Amphritea japonica ATCC BAA-1530 window:
- a CDS encoding HPP family protein: MALVIYDQGYRIQTPVKSMFTPRGVEQMTAAANTAPAGGDKDHEKDHIDQMLLQEAGSQSKGNARKAASAYSETSGSSTPEEHPRSYIPASLIMSHPVQAVLQGSKIQSALYKMKQFDISHLIVLSGTGRLMGVVTEKLLLQYLSTQGAQLHTVEDTIEECYTTKIITATPDTNIRQLAVSCVEHQLTCIPIAQDNGNLTGIITRTDLLQSLINNEWLDSRAP, encoded by the coding sequence ATGGCATTGGTTATTTACGATCAGGGATATCGTATACAAACACCGGTTAAATCTATGTTCACCCCGCGTGGGGTGGAGCAGATGACAGCGGCCGCCAATACCGCACCCGCCGGCGGCGACAAAGACCATGAAAAAGATCATATTGACCAGATGCTGCTTCAGGAAGCGGGATCACAGAGCAAAGGAAACGCTCGAAAAGCTGCATCAGCATATAGTGAAACAAGCGGTAGCAGCACTCCAGAAGAACACCCTCGCTCTTATATTCCGGCCTCTCTGATCATGTCACACCCGGTACAGGCCGTATTGCAAGGTAGTAAGATTCAGTCCGCCTTATACAAAATGAAGCAATTTGATATAAGCCATCTAATCGTGCTCTCTGGCACCGGCAGACTCATGGGTGTTGTAACAGAAAAATTACTACTGCAATACTTAAGCACTCAGGGCGCTCAGCTACATACTGTGGAAGACACTATAGAAGAGTGCTACACAACAAAGATCATTACCGCCACACCGGATACCAATATTCGTCAGCTAGCCGTCAGTTGTGTTGAACATCAACTCACCTGCATTCCAATTGCCCAGGATAATGGCAACCTTACCGGAATTATCACACGCACTGATTTACT